The DNA sequence GGACTACTCACCGCACCACAACCCGTTCGCGTACTACAAGTCGACGTCGAACCCGCACCACCTGCCCCCGACGTCGGCCGCGAACGTCGGCAAGACGGACCAGGCCAACCACCAGTACGACCTGTCGTACTTCGAGCAGGCCGCCACGTCGGGCAACCTGCCCGCCGTGTCCTACGTCAAGGCCGCCGAGTACCAGGACGGCCACGCCGCCTACTCCGACCCGCTGGACGAGCAGGACTTCCTGATCCGCGAGATCAACCTGCTCCAGCAGTCGCCCCAGTGGTCCTCGACCGCCGTCGTGATCGCCTACGACGACTCGGACGGCTGGTACGACCATGTCGCCCCGAAGATCTCCAACGGCGGCGACGGCTCGGCGGACACGACGGTCTGCTCCTCGGTCAAGACCGAGCTCGGTGGCTACGCCGACCGCTGCGGCCCGTCCCAGCGCCTCCCGCTGCTCGTGATCTCGCCCTACGCCAAGACGAACTTCATCGACCACACCGAGACCAACCAGGCCTCGATCGTGGGGTTCATCGAGCAGAACTGGCGCTTGGGCGGCATCGGCGACGCCTCGTTCGACAAGACCGCGGGCTCACTGAACAACCTGTTCGACTTCTCGCAGAGCGAGAAGAAGCTCGCCCCACAGGTCATCCTCAACGCGGACGGCTCGGTCAAGTCGGTCAAGGCCATCGAGGCGGACCACGGCAACGGCAAGGGCAACGGCCACCAGAAGTAGCCGGTCTCCATCCGACCAGGCGAGGGGGCGCCGTCGCGCGAGCGGCGGCGCCCCTACGCGCGCGCGTCGCGGCGCCAGCGTTGCGGCGTCGTGCCGTGCCAGGCGCCGAACCGGCGCGCGAGGTAGGCCGCGTCGCGGAACCCGGTCCGCGCGGCGATCGCGGCCAGCGGCAGATCGGTCTCGGCGAGCAGGCGGCGAGCCTCGGCCATGCGGCGCTCGGTCAGCCAGTCGAGCACCGTCCGCCCGGTGCGCTCGCGCATCACCGTGGTCAGGTGCCCACCCGTGTAGCCGAGCTCGCGGGCCACCGACGCCGTCGAGACCGGCTCCGCGAAGCGCGCCTCGACGACGGCGAGCACACGCCGCACCAGCGGGTCCGTCGTCGGAGTCTCGCCGTCCTGCCCGACGGCGCGGGCCAGCTCCACGAGCATCCGCGTCAGCAGCGCCCGCGTCGCGTCCCCCGCGCCGACGCGATCCGGATGCGCGGTCTCCTCCCGCAGCTCCGCCAGCCAGCCCACCCACGCAGCGCGCCGCTCGGCGGGCGCCGGCACGCGCCGGACGCCGTCGAACGCGGCCAGCAGCGGGTGCCCCGCCCACGCAAGAGGCGGCAGGCCCGCGAGAGCCGGGACGGCGTCGGGCGTGAAGGACACCGCCCATGCTCGGCTGTCCGGAGGCTGCGGCTCGCCGGCGCCGATGACGCGCCCGGGCGGGACGGTGACGAGCTCGCCCGCTCGCAGCGGCTCGGTGGCGCCGTCGAGGCGGACCTCGCCGCCGCCGTCCTCGGCATAGACGAGCACGTGGAAGTCGTGCGCGTGCCGCTGGTCGGCGGGCAGGACGCCCTCGGCGTGGGCGCCGTCGAACCGGGTCACCCACACTGGCGGCACGCCCGGCGGGCCGTCGAACCGGTAGACGGGCGTGCCGTCCGCCCGCACCGCACGCAGGCGCGCACGCGGGCCGGGCACGTGTGATCGCACCGGTCCCGCTCCTGCCGACGAACGTGCCATCCTCACCGACTTCCGTCCTGCCCGGGCGTCGACGCGCGCCGCAGGCTGATCCATGGACACCCCTCCCGGGTATATCACCTGGAGGCCCGACCGGAAAGGACGGCCCATGACCGACACCCGCGAGACTGGCCTGCTCGACGACGTGGCAGGCGAGCGCGACTTCATCCCCGGCGCGGGCAAGGCCGGGCTCATGTGGAGCTACGACCTCATGACCGCGGCGATGGGGATCGGCAAGCACCTCGACCGGCAGGTCGCCGTCGCCGGCATCCGCCCCGGCCAGCAGGTCCTGGAGATCGGCTGCGGCACCGGGAACCTGACACTGCGCGCGGCGGCGGCGGGCGGCGTCGTCACGGGGCTCGACCCCGACCGCGGAGCCCTGGAGCGCGCCGCCCGCAAGGCGCGCCGACGCCGCCTCGGCGTCACTCTGGTGCGCGGGTACGCCGACCACCTCCCGGCACAGGACGCGAGCGTCGACCACGTGATCAGCTCGTTCGCGCTCCACCACGTCCCCACCGACCAGAAGGCCGCGATGGCGACCGAGTTGCTGCGCGTCCTGCGCCCGGGCGGCCAGGTGACGATCCTCGACTTCACCGGATCGCACACCGACCACGACGAGCACCAGCACCCGCACCAGCATGCCCGGCACGGGGGAGGGGGCGGCTGGCTCGCGCGGCGGCAGGGCTCGATGGCCTACGTCGCCGACAACGTCGACCACGGCGTCGCACACCTGCTGGAGGGCGCCGGGCTCGTCGACGTGCGCGAGACCGCCGCCCGCGCCGTGCTGCGCCGGGTTCCCGTCGCCTTCGTGCAGGCCCGGCGACCGTAGTGCGACGCGGTCGGGCTCGCGACGGTACTCATCGAGCAGTCCTTGGCGAGCACACCAGACGGCTCACCGAACGGCGTCGGGGCTAAACCTCGAACCGGTACCCAGCTCCCGGGTGCGTGAGGATGTGACGCGGGTGGGCGGGGTCCGCTTCGAGCTTGCGCCTCAGTTGGGCGGAGTAGACGCGCAGGTAGTGCGTCTCGGACTCGTACGCGGGGCCCCACACCTCGTGCAGCAGCTGGATCCGCCCGACCATCCGGCCGCGGTTGCGGACGAGCACCTCGAGCATGGCCCACTCGGTGGGGCTGAGGCGAACCTCGGCCCCCGCCCGTTCGACGACGCGGCGGGCCAGGTCGATGCGCAGCTGCCCGGCCTCGACGATCGCGTCGCCGTCCTGCGCGACCGGCGCCGCGCGTCGCACCGCGGCGCGCAGCCGCGCGAGCAACTCGTTCATCGCGAAGGGCTTGGTGACGTAGTCATCGGCGCCGGCGTCGAGGGCGTCGACCTTGTCCTCGCCGAGCTGGCGTGCCGAGAGCACGACGATGGGAACGTGGCTCCAGCCGCGGATCCCGGCGATGACGTCGAGCCCGGGCAGGTCGGGCAGGCCGAGGTCGAGGAGCACGACGTCGGGGTGGGTGGCCGCGGCGGCGTCGAGTGCCGCGGCGCCGGTGGCTGCGGTCGTGACGTCCCACCCGTGGGCGCGCAGGTTGATCGCGAGCGCGCGGGCCAGGCCGGCGTCGTCGTCGACGACGAGGACGCGGTTGCCGGTCACGACCTCGCTCCGGATGGCTCGGCGTTCGCCGTGGACGCGCGCGGCATGGTCACGACCATGGTCAGGCCACCGCCGGGGGTGTCCTGCGCGGCGACGGTCGCGCCGACGGCGCGCGCGAGGCCGTCGGCGACGGCCAGACCGAGGCCGAGGCCGTCGCCGGTGGTGTCTCCGAGCCTCTGGAACGGGGCGAACATGGTCGGCTTGCGCTCGTCGGGCACGCCGGGGCCGGTGTCGACGATGCGCAGCTCGACGTCGTCGTGACCGGCCGTCGCGGCCAGGAGCACGCGGGGCCTGCCTGGCGCGTGGCGCACGGCGTTCGAGACGAGGTTCGCGACGACGCGTTCGAGCAGTCCGGGGTCGGTGTGGACGAGCGGCAGGTCCTCGGGAACGTCGAGCACGACGCTCGCCAGCCACGGCTCGACGGCGAGGGGCACGACCTCCTCCAGGGAGGCGTCGCGCAGGATCGGCCGCACGGCGCCGGTCTGCAGCCGAGACAGGTCGAGCAGGTTGTCGATGAGCCGTTCGAGCCGTCGGGTCGACTCGGCGATGGTGCGCTGAAGGGCCTCGGTGTCCTGGGCGTCCAGCGTCACCTCGGGCGCGGTGAGGCCGTCCACTGCGGCGCGGATGGAGGCGAGCGGGGTGCGCAGATCGTGGGAGACGGCGGCGAGCAGGGCCGTGCGGGTCGCCTCGGCCTGCTCGAGCGTGTCCGCCTGCGCCGCGGCTTCGCGCAGGCGGCGGTGCTCGAGCACGATCCCGGCCTGGGCGCCGAACGCCTCGACGGCCCACCGGTCGCTGGCGGGCAGGGCGCGGCCGCGCAGTATGAGCCGATGGCGGTCGTCGACGCTGATCAGCGTCTCGTCGCCGGGGCGGGCGGTCGCCGCGGCCGCGGGGGTGCGGTGGGCTGCGGCGACAGTCTCCCAGTCGCGCTGCTCACCCGCGCGCACCTCCAGGAGGACGGCGTCGAGTCCGAACGACTCGGCCAGGCGCTCCACGATGGCCTGCGCGGTGTCGTCGCCCGACAGCACGGAGCGCGACAGCGCCGCGAGGGTGGAGGCCTCGGCTCGGGCCCGGTAGGCCTCGACGGTGCGTCTCGCCGCCACGTCGACGACCGACGCGACGGCGACGGCGACCACCACGAACACGCCGAGCGCGAGCAGCTCGCTCGGGCGGGCGACGGTGAACCGTCCGGTGGGCTCGGTGAAGAACCAGTTCAGGCACGCGAACGAGATCACTGATGCGGCCAGCGCCGGCCACAGCCCACCCACGATCGCGACGCCGACCACGAGCGCGAGGAAGAACATCAGCGGGCTCGACAGGTCCTGCGGCGCTCGGTCGACCGCCACCAGCAGTGCCGTCAGCGCGCACGGCGCGGCGAGCGACCCGGCCCAGCCGAGCGCTCGGCGCGCGGGGGACAGGGTCGACCAGGAACGGGAGCGCCGGCCCGCGCCAGCGGTCTCGTGGTCGACGAGGTGAACGTCGATGCCGTCCGAGAGCCGGGCGATCTCGGCGCTCGTGGAGCCGAGGAACGCCTGGCGCCAGCGTGAGTGCCGCGAGACTCCGACGACGATCATGGTCGCGTTGACCGCCCGCGCGAATTCGGCGACGGCGGTGGCGACGTCCTCTCCCACGACTGTGTGGAACGTGCCGTCGAGGGACTCGGCGATCTCGCGTTGGCGGGCGACCGCGGCGGGGGTGGCCGAGGGCAGGCCGTCGGTCGGCAGCACGTAGACGGCCAGGAGTTGCGACCCGGCCGCCCGCTGCGCGATGCGCGCGCCGCGGCGCAGCAGCGTCTCGCCCTCCGGGCCGCCGGTGACGGCGACGACGACGCGCTCGCGCGTGGGCCAGGCGCCGGTGATCGCATGGTCGGAGCGGTAGCGGGTCAGGGCGTCGTCGACCCGGTCGGCGAGCCACAGTAGGGCCAGTTCGCGCAGCGCCGTGAGGTTGCCCTCCCGGAAGTAGGAGCGCAGCGAGGCGTCGATCTGCTCGGGCCGGTAGACGTTGCCGTGCGCCAGCCGTCGGCGCAGTTGCTGGGGGGACAGGTCGACCAGTTGGATCTGGTCGGCGTCGCGCACCACTTGGTCAGGGACGGTCTCCTGCTGTCGCACGCCGGTGATCGCCTCGACGTCGTCGACCAACGACGCCAGATGCTGCACGTTGACGGTGGTGATGACGTCGACGCCCGCGTCGAGCAGGTCGTGCACGTCCTGCCAACGCTTGGCGTGGCGCGACCCGGGCGCGTTGGTGTGGGCGAGCTCGTCGACGAGCGCGACCTGCGGCGCGCGCGCGAGCACCGCCGCGATATCCATCTCAGTCAAGGTGGCGCCGCGGTAGGCGACCTCGCACCGCGGTACGACCTCCAGGCTCCCGACCTTGGCCGCGGTGGCCGCGCGCTGGTGGGTCTCGACGAGGCCGACGACGACGTCGGTGCCGCGGGCTCTGCGCCGCTCGGCCTCGTCGAGCATCGCGTAGGTCTTTCCGACGCCGGGAGCGGCGCCGAGGTAGACCGTCAGCCGCCCGCGTCTCGCGCGCGGTGGCGTCGCCTGCCCTGGTCCGTCCGCGCTCGTGCCGTGCCCCGCCGGGCTCTCGGGCGGCGCGTCGTTCGTGCCCACGGTGTGATCGTGCCTCACCCGAGCCCGCGCAGGGCGAGGTTGACGGCCAGCACGTCGACCCGCGGCTCGCCGAGGACGCCGAGCGTGCGTCCCTGGGTGTGCTGTTCGACGACCCGCCGCACGACCTGCGGGTCCAGGCCGCGCGCAGCGGCGACCCGCGCCACCTGCAGTTGCGCGTACGCGGGCGAGATGTCGGGATCGAGGCCTGACGCGGAGGCCGTGACGGCGTCGGCGGGCACGTCCTGCGGCGCCACGCCGTTCTCCGCGGCGACGGCGGCTTGGCGCTGCGCGATCGCGCTGACCAGGTCGGGGTTGTTCGGTCCCAGGTTGGAGCCGCCGGAGGCGAGGGTGTCGTAGCCGTCGCCCGCGGCGGAGGGGCGGGCGTGGAGCCACTCAGGGCCGGTGAACCTCTGCCCGACAAGTGCCGAGCCGACGGCGCCGGCGGGGGTTGTGGTGCGCTGGCCCGAGGCGTCGAGCAGGGAGCCGTGGGCCTGCCACGGGAAGACGGCCTGCGCGACGCCGGTCACGGCCAGCGGATACGCCAGGCCGAGCACGACGGTGAACGCGAGCAGCACGCGCGCTCCGGCCAGCGAGTGCCGCCACAGAGCGGCGAGGCCAGAGGCGACGGTGGGGGTGGGCGTGGTGGTCATGGGTCAGACTCCGGGGATCAGGGAGACGAGCAGATCGAGGAGCTTGATCCCGACGAACGGGGCGATCAGGCCGCCGACGCCGTAGATCAGCAGGTTGCGGCGCAACAGCACGTCAGCCGCCGCGGGTCGGTAGCGCACGCCGCGCAGGGACAGCGGGATGAGCGCGACGATGATCAGCGCGTTGAAGATGACGGCCGAGAGGATCGCCGACTGCGGCGAGGACAGTCGCATCACGTTGAGCGCGTCGAGCTGCGGGAACAGGCCCACGAACATCGCGGGCAGGATCGCAAAGTACTTGGCGACGTCGTTGGCCACCGAGAAGGTCGTCAGGGCGCCGCGGGTGATGAGCAGCTGTTTGCCGATCTCGACGATCTCGATGAGCTTGGTCGGGTCGGAGTCGAGGTCGACCATGTTGCCGGCCTCCTTGGCTGCCGACGTGCCGGTGTTCATGGCCACGCCCACGTCCGACTGCGCGAGGGCGGGCGCGTCGTTCGTGCCGTCGCCGGCCATGGCGACCAGTCGCCCGCCGGTCTGCTCGCTCCTGATGTACGCGAGCTTGTCCTCGGGAGTCGCCTCGGAGAGGAAGTCGTCGACACCCGCCTCGGCCGCGATCGCCTGCGCCGTGAGCCGGTTGTCGCCCGTGACCATCACCGTGCGGATGCCCATCGCGCGCAGCGCGTCGAACCGCTCGCGCATGCCCTCCTTGACCACGTCCTTCAGGTGCACGACTCCCAGGACCCGGGCTGGGTGCTGGCCGCTCTGCTCGGCGACCACGAGCGGGGTGCCCCCGCTGCGCGAGACCTCCTCGACGAGCTCGTCGAGCCGCGCCCGCGTGTCCTGGGGCAGGATCGCGCCGGTCGAGCGCAGCCATCCCCGCACCGCCGAGCCGGCGCCCTTGCGCAGCCGATACGGCTCACCGTCGAGGTCGAGGTCCACGCCGGACATGCGGGTGTGGGCGCTGAACGGGACGAACACGGCGTCGGCGGGCAACGCGGCCCCGGGGCCGACGGCGTCCTCGACCAGGTCGACGATCGATCGGCCCTCCGGGGTGGCGTCGGCGAGCGACGCGAGCCGCGCCGCGGCGGCGAGCTCAGACTGCGTCACCCCGCCGACCGGCTCGAGCCTCGCGGCACGCCGGTTGCCGTAGGTGATGGTGCCCGTCTTGTCGAGCAGCAGGATGTCCACGTCTCCGGCGGCCTCGACCGCGCGCCCCGACATCGCGAGCACGTTGCGCTGCACGAGCCGGTCCATGCCTGCGATGCCGATCGCGCTCAGCAGTGCGCCGATCGTCGTCGGGATGAGGCACACGAGGAGGGCGACGAGCACCAGCACGGGCTGTCTCTGCCCCGAGTACACGGCGAACGGCTGCAGCGTGGCCACGGCCAGCAGGAACACGATCGTCAACGTGG is a window from the Xylanimonas ulmi genome containing:
- a CDS encoding class I SAM-dependent methyltransferase, producing the protein MTDTRETGLLDDVAGERDFIPGAGKAGLMWSYDLMTAAMGIGKHLDRQVAVAGIRPGQQVLEIGCGTGNLTLRAAAAGGVVTGLDPDRGALERAARKARRRRLGVTLVRGYADHLPAQDASVDHVISSFALHHVPTDQKAAMATELLRVLRPGGQVTILDFTGSHTDHDEHQHPHQHARHGGGGGWLARRQGSMAYVADNVDHGVAHLLEGAGLVDVRETAARAVLRRVPVAFVQARRP
- a CDS encoding helix-turn-helix domain-containing protein, whose translation is MRSHVPGPRARLRAVRADGTPVYRFDGPPGVPPVWVTRFDGAHAEGVLPADQRHAHDFHVLVYAEDGGGEVRLDGATEPLRAGELVTVPPGRVIGAGEPQPPDSRAWAVSFTPDAVPALAGLPPLAWAGHPLLAAFDGVRRVPAPAERRAAWVGWLAELREETAHPDRVGAGDATRALLTRMLVELARAVGQDGETPTTDPLVRRVLAVVEARFAEPVSTASVARELGYTGGHLTTVMRERTGRTVLDWLTERRMAEARRLLAETDLPLAAIAARTGFRDAAYLARRFGAWHGTTPQRWRRDARA
- the kdpB gene encoding potassium-transporting ATPase subunit KdpB, producing MAAQTTPALAGRADVGARQRSPRARAGRALSWTQVRAALPGAVRKLDPRALRHQPVMFVVEVGALFTTVLAVLQPAVFAWWVTVWLWFTVLFATLAESVAEARGKAQASSLRATQRQTTARKVLAGQDTLTASSRLDLLETAVVPSASLRVGDVVVVEAGETIPGDGDVIEGVASVDESAVTGESAPVIRESGGDRSAVTGGTVVLSDRIVVRITAAAGSTFVDKMIALVEGSERQRTPNEIALNVLLTTLTIVFLLAVATLQPFAVYSGQRQPVLVLVALLVCLIPTTIGALLSAIGIAGMDRLVQRNVLAMSGRAVEAAGDVDILLLDKTGTITYGNRRAARLEPVGGVTQSELAAAARLASLADATPEGRSIVDLVEDAVGPGAALPADAVFVPFSAHTRMSGVDLDLDGEPYRLRKGAGSAVRGWLRSTGAILPQDTRARLDELVEEVSRSGGTPLVVAEQSGQHPARVLGVVHLKDVVKEGMRERFDALRAMGIRTVMVTGDNRLTAQAIAAEAGVDDFLSEATPEDKLAYIRSEQTGGRLVAMAGDGTNDAPALAQSDVGVAMNTGTSAAKEAGNMVDLDSDPTKLIEIVEIGKQLLITRGALTTFSVANDVAKYFAILPAMFVGLFPQLDALNVMRLSSPQSAILSAVIFNALIIVALIPLSLRGVRYRPAAADVLLRRNLLIYGVGGLIAPFVGIKLLDLLVSLIPGV
- a CDS encoding response regulator, producing MTGNRVLVVDDDAGLARALAINLRAHGWDVTTAATGAAALDAAAATHPDVVLLDLGLPDLPGLDVIAGIRGWSHVPIVVLSARQLGEDKVDALDAGADDYVTKPFAMNELLARLRAAVRRAAPVAQDGDAIVEAGQLRIDLARRVVERAGAEVRLSPTEWAMLEVLVRNRGRMVGRIQLLHEVWGPAYESETHYLRVYSAQLRRKLEADPAHPRHILTHPGAGYRFEV
- the kdpC gene encoding potassium-transporting ATPase subunit KdpC, whose amino-acid sequence is MTTTPTPTVASGLAALWRHSLAGARVLLAFTVVLGLAYPLAVTGVAQAVFPWQAHGSLLDASGQRTTTPAGAVGSALVGQRFTGPEWLHARPSAAGDGYDTLASGGSNLGPNNPDLVSAIAQRQAAVAAENGVAPQDVPADAVTASASGLDPDISPAYAQLQVARVAAARGLDPQVVRRVVEQHTQGRTLGVLGEPRVDVLAVNLALRGLG
- a CDS encoding DUF4118 domain-containing protein codes for the protein MLDEAERRRARGTDVVVGLVETHQRAATAAKVGSLEVVPRCEVAYRGATLTEMDIAAVLARAPQVALVDELAHTNAPGSRHAKRWQDVHDLLDAGVDVITTVNVQHLASLVDDVEAITGVRQQETVPDQVVRDADQIQLVDLSPQQLRRRLAHGNVYRPEQIDASLRSYFREGNLTALRELALLWLADRVDDALTRYRSDHAITGAWPTRERVVVAVTGGPEGETLLRRGARIAQRAAGSQLLAVYVLPTDGLPSATPAAVARQREIAESLDGTFHTVVGEDVATAVAEFARAVNATMIVVGVSRHSRWRQAFLGSTSAEIARLSDGIDVHLVDHETAGAGRRSRSWSTLSPARRALGWAGSLAAPCALTALLVAVDRAPQDLSSPLMFFLALVVGVAIVGGLWPALAASVISFACLNWFFTEPTGRFTVARPSELLALGVFVVVAVAVASVVDVAARRTVEAYRARAEASTLAALSRSVLSGDDTAQAIVERLAESFGLDAVLLEVRAGEQRDWETVAAAHRTPAAAATARPGDETLISVDDRHRLILRGRALPASDRWAVEAFGAQAGIVLEHRRLREAAAQADTLEQAEATRTALLAAVSHDLRTPLASIRAAVDGLTAPEVTLDAQDTEALQRTIAESTRRLERLIDNLLDLSRLQTGAVRPILRDASLEEVVPLAVEPWLASVVLDVPEDLPLVHTDPGLLERVVANLVSNAVRHAPGRPRVLLAATAGHDDVELRIVDTGPGVPDERKPTMFAPFQRLGDTTGDGLGLGLAVADGLARAVGATVAAQDTPGGGLTMVVTMPRASTANAEPSGARS